A region of the Pseudonocardia cypriaca genome:
GCGGCCGGGATCACCATCTCGATCGGAGGCCTGCTGTGACCGTCTACCTCCTCGCCCACGAGAGCCACTCCCACGGCCCCGACCTCGGGCTGATCGCACTCCTGGTGGCGGCTGCCGTGCTGGTGCTCCTGCTGGCGGTGAGGGCGCTCCGCCGTCCCTGAACGCCTGGTGCATGCTGGGCGCCGTGATCGGCGCCGAGGTGTTCCGTGACCAACCGACGCTCACCGGCGAGCGCGTCCGGCTCGAGCCTCTGACCCCGGCCGTCCAGGAGGACTACCTCACGACCCTGCGGGACCCGGAGGTGCGGCGGCTCACCGGCAGCCACGAGGCCGTCGACCCCGACGAGGTGAAGTGGTGGCTCGCCACCCGGCAGGACCACCACGACCGGGCCGACTGGGCCGCCGTCCGCATCGCCGACGGCGCGTTCCTCGGCGAAGCCGTGATCAACATGCTCGACGTCGACAACGCCTCCGCCAACTACCGCATCCTGCTCGGCAGCCCCTACACCGACCGCGGCTACGGCACCGAGATCACCCGGCTCGTCGTCGACTACGCGCTGGGGGTGGGCCTGCACCGGCTGAGCCTCGGCGTCTACGACTTCAACCCGCGTGCCCGGCGGGTCTACGAGAAGTGCGGCTTCGTGCTGGAGGGCCGTCTGCGCGACACCCTGCACTGGGACGGGCAGTGGCACGACGAGCTGGTCATGTCCGTGCTGGCAGGCGACCCCCGATGATCGACGACCTCGGCCTGACCGTCGCCGTACCCGAGCGCGTGACCCGGGTCGTGTCGATCGTGCCGTCGCTCACCGAGGCGGTGGCCGTCACCGCGCCGGATCTGCTCGTGGGCGCCACCGACTGGTGCACCCACCCGCCCGACCTGGACGTCCAGCGCGTGCGCGGCACCAAGAACCCCGATGTCGAGAAGATCGTCGCGCTCGCACCCGACCTCGTCGTCGCCAACCAGGAGGAGAACCGCCCGAGCGACCTCGACGCGCTGCGCGCAGCCGGCCTCGCCGTCTGGGTCACCGACATCCGCACCCTGGACGGTGCGTTCGCCTCCCTCACCCGGATGCTGAACGCCTGCGGCCTCGACCGCCCGGCGTGGCTCGACGAGGCGGAGGCCACCTGGGCAACCCTGCCGGAGCCGCCCGTGCGGCGCCGCGCCGTCGTCCCGATCTGGCGCAAGCCGTGGATGGCCGTCGGCCGCGACACCTTCACCGGCGCGGTGCTCCACCGCCTCGGCGTCGACAACGTGCTCGCCGACGCCGACGAGCGCTACCCCCGGATCGACCCGGCCCACCTGCCACCCCACGACCTCGTGGTGCTGCCCGACGAGCCGTACCTCTTCACCGCCGACGACGGGCCGGACGCGTTTCCCGGCGTGCCGGCGGCGCTGGTCAGCGGGCGGCTTCTGACCTGGTACGGGCCGAGTCTGGCGGAGGCGGCGCGGGTGCTCCCGGGGGCGGTTGCCTCGGCGCGCTGATCCGCGGCGCGTTCCGCGGAACGCTTGCGGTTGGCGCGCCGTTCCCGGCTCGGGTCGGAAGGAGTCGGGCCCAGCTCCTGGCTTCGCGTGATACTCCGGGCTTGCGTCGGCTCTCTTGCGTGGCGTGGTGGTCGGTTTGGCATAACTACCGAATATTGTGGTTGCTTTGGCGGCCGTCCCCGGCGCGGGGACACGCCTGTTCTGGACGAGTCCGTCGCTGCCGAGTGGGCGGGGACTGAGCCTTTGCCAACCTGATCAAGCGTTGGCGATCATGAGAGTCTGAACTGCGGCGATGAGCTCGGCCGCCCGGCTCGGGCGGCACCCATGTCGTGGCGCGCCCCGGGCAGCGGCGGGGGAGATCCACACCAGCCTGCCGATGGGGTCGGCGATGACCTGCACGTTCAGGCCGTGGGCCTTGTGCTTGCCGCTATAGAACGCGCGGTCGCGGCCCGAGACCATGCCGACCCGGTCGATGCGCAGCAGGGTGCCGTCGAGGATCACGAGCGCCTTGGCTCGGGCGACTTCCATCGCTTGGGCGAGCGTGGGTGCCATCGCAGCGAGCAGCGCGAGCGCGCGATTGGACACGGTCATCCCAGACTGGTAGTACAGCACCTCCAAGCTCCTGGTCAGGCGAGTTGATCTCAGCAATCGCCCGTCTACCAGCAGCTCACCCATTCGAGGTCGCGCCACGCCGCACACCCGCTGGCCAGCTCGAACGCCAGATTGGCAGGCAGGCTCAACTACCTGCATGTCACGGCGCCTGGCGGCTGTCTCGGCGACACGTGACCAGCGCCGACCCGGGCATCCCCTCGTACAGGCCGCTGATCTGTCCCGTTAGGGGATCCCGTTGCGGGGGCATGTCCCGGACGTCCCTCTCCTGGGCTTATGGAAGACGATGTGGTCATGATCGAGCACCTCGAACGGCCCGACGGACTCGGACCAACGAACGGCTACAGCCACGCGGTGATCGGCGAAGGTCGGCTCGTTGCCATCTCTGGTCAGCTCCCAGTTGATCGCGAGGGTGCTCTCGTCGACGCGTCCGATGCCTTGGTACAGGCCCGGCAAGTGTTCACCAACCTTGGGCGGGCGCTGAGCGCGGCCGGTGCGGAGCCACGGGACCTACTCCGCTTGACGTACTTCCTTACCGATCTTGCGGATATCGGCGAGGTGCGAACTGCACGTGACGAGTTTCTTGCAGCCGTCTCGCGACCGGCGAGTTCGCTCGTGCAGGTCGCGGGGCTGGTACTTCCGGGTGCTCGTGTCGAGATCGATGCGCTGGCGATGATCGAAAGCCGCTGACGAGGGTTCCGCTCACCCATCGACAACTGGGACGGCGTCGCGCGTCGATCGCAGCTCGACCGCCTCCCCCGCGAGCACGTTGGAAGACTTCAGAGCGCTTGCTCGTGGCTGTCCTCGTGCGATGCGGGCCCGGACGACTCCTCGTCGATCACCCGCTTCTCGCTACGGACTATGCCGGCGGCCGAGCTGGGGACTGTGCTACCCACTCGCATGGCCATCCGCGCGTGACCGGTGCCGGGTTCAGTGGGCAGCCTTACCCCCTCACGGGGACAGCCTGGGAGTAGGGATCGGGACGGGAAGGCGGTACCAGTTGGGCCGGGCCCCCGCGGACGCGGCCCGCATCCTCCTCCGCTACCGGACCTACTAGAGGGCATGATCAGGACCATGCAGGTGCGGCGAGTGACCGACGGCGATGACGAGGTCGTGGCCGAGATGGCAGAGATGCTGCGAGACTGCGTGGCAGGGGGAGCGAGTGTCGGGTACGTCGACGTCCCACGCCTGCAGAGGCTGTCCGGTTCTGGCGCGCTGAGATCGCGCTGCGCGGCAACGTGCTCGTCCAGGCCAGTCAGACGTTGATCATCTCGTCCTAGATCAGGTCGGCAAAGAATCATTGTCCTGTGGTGCCGAATCCGTTCTCCGTGATCACCAGGACGTGACTGCTTTCGCTGCGTTCCGCGGAACGCGTACAGCCCGGAATTGTCGGACCCTCGTGCCATTCTGAACTCGAACATAGTCCGATCTCAGGGGGTTTCCATGTCTGGCGCCGTCATTTCGCTGCCCACCCCGCTGCAGGCCATGACCACCCCCGCCCTGGAATCGGAACTACTCGGTCTGGCGGGCCACATCGCTGCTGCGGAGTGCCGGTTCCTGCAGTTGCTGGCCGAGTTCGATGAGCGGGGTGGCTGGTGTGGGGACGGGATCCGCTCGTGTGCGCATTGGCTGTCCTGGCGGGCCGGGATGAACCTGCGCACCGCCGTCGAGCACCTGCGGGTCGCGCACGCCCTGCAGCACCTGCCCGGCATCACCGAGGCGTTCGCCGCCGGCCGGGTGTCCTACTCGAAGGTTCGGGCGATCACCCGAGTCACCGGGTCCGATACCGCCACCCTGACCCGGATCGCCGCCGACATCGCCGCCGGCGCCTCGGAGTTGCGGCACACCGCGGTCGCGGACCCGCAGACCGCGGAACGGGTGCTGCTCGACGTGGCCCTGTCCGGCACCGCCAGCCACGTGGAGACCGTGGTGCGGGCCGTGCGGCGCCGCCACACCCCACCCGAAGACCTGGCTGCCCGCCGATCCCTGACCTGGCAGTGGGACGAGGACGGCTCCCTGATCCTGCGCGCCCGGCTCACCCCCGACGACGGGGCCACCCTCATCGCCGCCATCCAGGCCCTGGCACCGGTCTCTACTCCGGTGCGCCATCCGGTCCCGCCCGCACCGCAGGACCTGGACCAGCAGGCCCGCGAACACGAACCCGGCCCAGCCGCCGACCGAGTGGCCGCCCGCCGGGCCGATGCCCTGCTCACCCTGGTCAACCGGAAGGGGGGAGGGAAGGAGGCCGGGCCGGTGGTCGAGCGCGGGCAGGCGCAGGTGATCGTGCACCTGGACGCCACCACCGGTACCGCCCGCCTGAACGACGGTCCCGAGCTATCCGATGCCACCGCGCAGCGGCTTTCCTGCGACGCCCGCGTCCAAGTGCTGCTCAACGATCGGGAGGGCAACCGGCTGTACCTGGGCCGCTCGCGGCGCCTGGCCACCCCGGCCCAGATCGCGGCGTTGACCGTGCGCGACGGGGCGGGCTGCCGGTTCCCCGGCTGCACCCACACCCACTACCTGCACGCCCACCACGTGCAGCACTGGCTGCACGGCGGCCGCACCGACGTCGACAACCTGGTCATGATCTGCAGCTTCCACCACCGCCTGATCCACGACCACGGCTACCACATCCGATGGACCTCCGACGGCTGGCAGTTCAGCCGCCCCGACACCACCCCCATCCCCACCATCGCACCACCGTTGACCGGCAACAGCGAAAGCCTGATCGAGATGCACACCCGCGCCCGGCTACGCATCACCCGCACAACCCTCACCCCCGACTGGTACGGCGAACGCCTCGACCCGCAGCCGATCCTGGACGCCCTGCTACCCCGCAGAATCACAACCGCGGCGTGAGCAGCAGCCACTGCGTTCCGCGGAACGCGGACAGCAGCCCGCGCTAGACGTGAGCGAGGCGCCGACTCAACCCAAGGCGAAACGGGACCACAGGACAGTCCCCGCCCACCCGGCAGAGACGGACTCGTTCAGAACAGCCGTGCCCCCGCGCCGGGGACGGCCGCCAAAGCAACCACGAAATTCGGTAGTGATGCCAACCCAGCCACGGCGAGAACTGGCGAGGTCGACGCGGCCGAGGTGAATGCACCGGACGCCTGGGAGGTGGAGTGGCGGCGAGAACAGCAGGGGTGCCGGGAACGGCGCGCCAACCGCAGCCGATATCCACGAAGCGGAATCAGGTCTCGTAGGTCAGAACCACCACCCCAGATGCCAAAGCGCGCGTACCGACCAGCTTCATCCGCGTGTTGGTGCCTTCCCGCACCAGGGTGTCGTCGATCGTGCCCACCCCGGCGAACCGCGGGTTGACCCACAGGTGCAGCACGTCGAGCAGGCCGTGCTGCAGCAGGGTGTGGGAGACGGAGCCGAATCCGTGGATCAGGACGTCGCCCGGCTCGGACCTGAGCTTCTCCACCGTCCCGACGAGGTCGGTGATGATCGTGGTGTTCTCCCAGTCGGCCTTGTCCAGGGTGGTGGAGGCGACGTACTTCTGCATCTTGTTGAGCCGCTCGGCGGACGAGCCGTCCCGGCCTGGCCAGACGGCGGCGTACACCTCGTAGGTCGCGCGGCCCATCAGGAGGGCGTCCGCCTCGAGGAGCAGCTCTTCGTTGGCCCGGTCGTGCTCCTCGTCGGTGAAGTCGAAGTGCCAGGCCTGCATGTGGTTCATGACTCCGTCGAGGCTGACGAATGTCGAGTTGATGATCTTGCCCATGGCTTGCCTCCGTGGTCGGTGGGTTGGGAGCACCGTGGCGGAGGGCGTTTACGGTTTGTTGACGGTCGGCTGCGGGGGCGCGTTATCGTGCCGCATGCTCTTCGGGGTGCTGGGCCCCGTGGCGGTGTGGACAGCCGACGGTGAGCCCGTGCCCGTTCCGGGCCGGAAGGTCCGTGCGCTGCTAGCCGTCCTGCTCCTGCACGAGGGCCGTGCGGTGAGCGGAGCCCGGCTGGTCCACGACCTGTGGGGCGATGACCTGCCGGGCAACCCGGCCGGCACGCTGTCGGCGAAGGCCAGCCAGCTGCGCAAGGCGCTGGAGGACGCGGAGCCCGGTGCCCGGCGGCTGGTCGTGTCGCCGCCGCCCGGCTACCGCCTGCGGATCGATGCGGGCGCCGTGGACGCCCACCGGTTCCGGACGCTCACCGCGCAGGCTCGCCGCACCCACGATCCGCGGGCCAGGGTCGCCCTGCTGTCCGATGCCTTGGCGCTGTGGCGGGGGCCGGCCTTTTCCGATTTCGCCGACGAGCCGTTCGTGGAGGTCGCCGCGGCCCGGCTGAACGAGGAGCGGCTGACGGCGCTGGAGGAGCAGGCCGAGGCGCGGCTGTCGTCGGGTGAGAGCGGGGAGCTGGTCGCCGAGCTCGCCGAGCTGGTGGCCGCCCACCCGCTGAGGGAGCGGTTGTGCGGTCTCCACATGCGCGCCCTGTACCTGTCCGGGCGCCAGCCGGAGGCGCTGGCCGGCTACGCGGCGCTGCGCGCCCGGCTGGCCGACGAGCTGGGGCTCGACCCGGGCGACGACCTGGTCGCCCTGCACCGCGCGATCCTGACGCGCGATCCCTCGCTCGACGTCGCCGTCCTGCGAACCCGGCCGCGCAGCAACCTCCCCGCCCCGCTCACGGACCTGGTGGGTCGCGCCGACGACGTGAGCGGGATCCGCTCCGCGCTGGGGACGGCCCGGTTGGTCACGCTCACCGGGCCGGGAGGGGTGGGGAAGACGCGCTTGGCGACGGAGGTCGCGCGCGGTCTGGTCGACGCCTTCGACGACGGCGCATGGTTCGCGGAGCTGGGCTCGCTTGCGCCGGGTTCGACCTCGGACGCAGCGGACGTGGTGATGGAGGCGCTCGGCGTGCGCGACGTGGTGGGCGAGGGGAAGCCCTCGTCAGAGCGGCTCGTGGACGCCTTGCGCACCAGGCGGCTGCTGCTGGTGCTCGACAACTGCGAGCACGTCGTCGACG
Encoded here:
- a CDS encoding GNAT family N-acetyltransferase, encoding MIGAEVFRDQPTLTGERVRLEPLTPAVQEDYLTTLRDPEVRRLTGSHEAVDPDEVKWWLATRQDHHDRADWAAVRIADGAFLGEAVINMLDVDNASANYRILLGSPYTDRGYGTEITRLVVDYALGVGLHRLSLGVYDFNPRARRVYEKCGFVLEGRLRDTLHWDGQWHDELVMSVLAGDPR
- a CDS encoding helical backbone metal receptor, which translates into the protein MIDDLGLTVAVPERVTRVVSIVPSLTEAVAVTAPDLLVGATDWCTHPPDLDVQRVRGTKNPDVEKIVALAPDLVVANQEENRPSDLDALRAAGLAVWVTDIRTLDGAFASLTRMLNACGLDRPAWLDEAEATWATLPEPPVRRRAVVPIWRKPWMAVGRDTFTGAVLHRLGVDNVLADADERYPRIDPAHLPPHDLVVLPDEPYLFTADDGPDAFPGVPAALVSGRLLTWYGPSLAEAARVLPGAVASAR
- a CDS encoding RidA family protein, coding for MIEHLERPDGLGPTNGYSHAVIGEGRLVAISGQLPVDREGALVDASDALVQARQVFTNLGRALSAAGAEPRDLLRLTYFLTDLADIGEVRTARDEFLAAVSRPASSLVQVAGLVLPGARVEIDALAMIESR
- a CDS encoding HNH endonuclease signature motif containing protein, which encodes MSGAVISLPTPLQAMTTPALESELLGLAGHIAAAECRFLQLLAEFDERGGWCGDGIRSCAHWLSWRAGMNLRTAVEHLRVAHALQHLPGITEAFAAGRVSYSKVRAITRVTGSDTATLTRIAADIAAGASELRHTAVADPQTAERVLLDVALSGTASHVETVVRAVRRRHTPPEDLAARRSLTWQWDEDGSLILRARLTPDDGATLIAAIQALAPVSTPVRHPVPPAPQDLDQQAREHEPGPAADRVAARRADALLTLVNRKGGGKEAGPVVERGQAQVIVHLDATTGTARLNDGPELSDATAQRLSCDARVQVLLNDREGNRLYLGRSRRLATPAQIAALTVRDGAGCRFPGCTHTHYLHAHHVQHWLHGGRTDVDNLVMICSFHHRLIHDHGYHIRWTSDGWQFSRPDTTPIPTIAPPLTGNSESLIEMHTRARLRITRTTLTPDWYGERLDPQPILDALLPRRITTAA
- a CDS encoding dihydrofolate reductase family protein → MGKIINSTFVSLDGVMNHMQAWHFDFTDEEHDRANEELLLEADALLMGRATYEVYAAVWPGRDGSSAERLNKMQKYVASTTLDKADWENTTIITDLVGTVEKLRSEPGDVLIHGFGSVSHTLLQHGLLDVLHLWVNPRFAGVGTIDDTLVREGTNTRMKLVGTRALASGVVVLTYET